TCTTTCTAGAAACCATTCTTTGGATTTTCCATAAATATCAGATAATTCAGTTAAAACCCCTAGAGATTGAGCTGCGAAGGCTTCGTTTAGTTCTATTAATTCGATTTCATCCATTTTGATTTTTGTTTTTTCTAAAACACCTTTAATAGCAGGTACTGGTCCTAAACCCATATAAGCTGGATCTAAAGCAGCTTGATGGTAACCAACTAATTCTGCAATAGGTTTTAGTCCAAATTTCTCCACAGCTTCTTCAGAAGCTAACAAAACTGCACTTGCTCCATCGTTAATTCCAGAAGCGTTACCTGCTGTTACAGTTCCATCTTTAACAAAAGCTGGCTTTAGTTTTGATAATTTTTCTATTGAACTATCGAATCTTGGATGTTCATCTGTATCAAAAGTTATTTCTTCTTTTCTTGTTTTTATAGTTATTGGAATAATTTCATCTTTGAATTTGTTTGCTTCAATAGCTGCTTTAGTTTTCATTTGACTGGTGTAGGCAAATTCGTCTTGTTCTTCTCGACTTATATTGTGTTTTTTTGCAACGTTTTCAGCTGTTACTCCCATATGATAGTTGTTGAAAACGTCTGTAAGTCCATCTAATATCATATGATCTTGAACTTCAAACGATCCAAATTTTGCCCCAAATCTTGTCTTGTAAGGTAGAATGAAAGGTGAGGTGGACATGCTTTCCATACCAGCTGCAACAACCAAATCTGCATCTCCTACTTTTATATCAGTGGCACCTATCATGATACTTTTCATACCGCTTCCGCATAGCATATTTACTGCGTAGGCAGGTTTATCTTCTGGGATACCTGCATATATTGATGCTTGCCTGCCTGGGCCCATTCCCTGACCAGCCATCAATACATTGCCTACAATAACTTCATCAATATTTTCAGGTTTTACTTTGCTGTCTTGGAGGATAGCTTTAATTGCTTCTGCACCTAACCTTGGAGCAGGAATATCTTTTAAAGTTCCCCCAAAAGTACCAATCGCTGTTCTCTTTGCTGAAACAATAAAAACTTTACCCATTTTTTTACCTCCTACAAATTTTTATATCAGTCCCAAATCCATAGCTTTATTTTCTAATTCTTTTCGATAATCTGGATGGGCAATAGAAATTAATTTTTTTGCTCTTTCACCAGCGCTTCTCCCTCTTAAATGAACTACTCCCCACTCTGTGGCGACATAATCTAAATCCTGTCTTGGGACAGTTACAGGGGCTCCTTGAGGTAGCATGGGAACAATAGTAGAAATAGTTCCATTTTTTGCAGTTGATCTTAGAGCTATTATTCCTTTTCCATTTTTGCTTTTTATCGCTCCGCGGTGTGTATCCAGTTGGCCTCCTGTTCCAGAAATCTGTTGAGTTCCTATAGCTTCAGAGACAACTTGTCCTGTTAAATCTACAGAAATTGCGGTATTCAAACTAACCATATTATCGTTTTGACATACTACATAAGGGTCGTTAACGTATCTACCTCTAAGCTCAAAAACTCCTTGATTGTTGTTTATAAAATCGTACATTCTTTGAGTTCCTAAGGCGAAAGCAATAATAAACTTTCCCTTCCATAATGATTTTTTCATATTTGTTATGACACCTTTTTCGAAAAGGTCTATCATAGATTCTGTTAGCATCTCTGTATGAATTCCTAAATCCTTTTTATCTTCAAGAAGTTTTCCTACTGCATTTGGTATCCCACCAATACCAATCTGCAAGGTGGAACCATCAGGTATTAAATCTGCTATATATTGAGCTATTCTCTTTTCTTCTTCTTTGGGTTCTGCTATTGGGATTTCTGGTATTTCCCAATTAGACTCGACTATCATATTCACATTATTGATATGCCATTCGGTATCTCCATGAATAAAAGGCATTTTTTCATTTACTTCCATCACTACTATATCAGCGTTCTCTGCCATATCTTTTTCATATACATTTGATATTCCTAAATTGAAATATCCAGTATTTTCTTGAAAAGGGGCAGAAGTTGCCCAAAAAACTACCGTGTTTCCTTCTTCTTTTTCAGCCATAATTTTATCCATTCCAGCCATATGTAAATTATTTGGTATGAAATCTACTATTTTTAAATTATCTTTATACTTTGACTTCCTAGTCGAACCAGAAAAAAACCAAGTATGTAATTGATAATTATCTTCATATTCTTTTTTTAAAAAAAAGTCATAATAACCTGTATCTAAGCAAGTAACAATTTTTATCTTTTCAAAATGATCTTTGAATTTGTGTACATTACTTAAAAATCCTTGAGCTTCAGCAGCTGCCATGCTTACAACTACTGTACATCTTTTAGGTAAAGAGCTTATAGCCTCTTCAATTGACAATAATTTTTGCTTATACTTTTCTTTCCACATACTTTATTTCCTCCTCGGTTATAAAACTGTGCCTCCATTTACATCCAATACATGACCAGTAACATATGAGGCTTCATCAGAAGCTAAAAATAATACTGCATTTGCAACCTCTTCTGACTCTCCCATCCTCTTTAAAGTAACTTTTGAAACTATGTTTTCTAAAACTTTTTCGGGTATTTTTTCAGTCATAGGAGTTTTTATAAAACCTGGAGCTACAGCGTTAACTCTTATATTAGCCCCTTTTCTGGCTAACTCTTTAGCCCAAGTATAGGTCATAGATATAACTCCACCCTTTGTTGCTGCATAGTTTGTTTGCCCAATATTTCCTCTCTCACCTACGATAGACGAAATATTCACTATGCTACCTTTTCCATTTTCTAACATGAGATTAGAAACAAATTGTGTCATATTAAAAACGCCTTTTAAGTTAACATCAATAACAACATCCCAATCTTCTTCTTGCATTTTTTGTAGCAAAGCATCTTTAGTTATTCCAGCGTTGTTAACGAGGACATCTATTCTTCCAAATTCTTCTTTGACTTTTTCCACAAAAATTTTAATCTCTTCTCTCTTAGTTACATCAAGGACAAAAGTTCTCACGTTTTGTGGGGTTTGCTTATCAAGCTCATCCAAAGTATCTTTGTTCATATCTAGAGCAAAAACCATTTCTGCATTTTCTTCAGAAAATTTCTCAACAATACTTCTTCCTATACCCCTAGCGCCACCTGTTACAACACAAACCTTTCCTTTCATTCTATCCATTCCAATACCTCCTAAATTCTAATTTTTCAGATATTTCCCCATTTTACAGTTGTAGCAGCCCATACAAACCCTAACCCAGCTCCTACTAAAACTATTATATCCCCCGATTTTATTTTTCCTTCTTTCAAAGCTAATTTCATAGATAATATCTGATCATTTTGACCTAAATGACCGTAATTTTCTAAATATGTGGTTTGATTTTCATTAAGTCCTAATTCCTCAAGTACCGCTTTATGTGCAGATCTTTTAAAATGTAAAATAGCAAGGTAAGCGATATCCTTTTCTGTATAACCGGATTTTTTTAGAGAATCTCTTATAACCGCATAAAAATTGGGCATAGTTTTTTCATTCAAATTATTTTTGAATTTTTCAGGATCTTTAACTGTAAAATAATATTTATTTGCATCTTCTGGTTCCATAGGCCATTTCTTTGTACCGCCTACTTCAATCACACACTGTTCTGAAAATGATCCATCACCTTTAAAAGATGATTCTAAAATCAAATTTTTATTCAAGTTTTTTCTTAAAATTACAGCTGCCCCACCTGCTCCAAGATCAAACATAAAGGATGTTTCTGGAATATTATAATTAATCAAATCATTGTTTCTATACCCACTTACAAGAAGAACCGTATTCAAATTTTTATTACCTAACATTAAAGAT
Above is a window of Petrotoga sp. 9PW.55.5.1 DNA encoding:
- a CDS encoding acetyl-CoA hydrolase/transferase family protein; amino-acid sequence: MWKEKYKQKLLSIEEAISSLPKRCTVVVSMAAAEAQGFLSNVHKFKDHFEKIKIVTCLDTGYYDFFLKKEYEDNYQLHTWFFSGSTRKSKYKDNLKIVDFIPNNLHMAGMDKIMAEKEEGNTVVFWATSAPFQENTGYFNLGISNVYEKDMAENADIVVMEVNEKMPFIHGDTEWHINNVNMIVESNWEIPEIPIAEPKEEEKRIAQYIADLIPDGSTLQIGIGGIPNAVGKLLEDKKDLGIHTEMLTESMIDLFEKGVITNMKKSLWKGKFIIAFALGTQRMYDFINNNQGVFELRGRYVNDPYVVCQNDNMVSLNTAISVDLTGQVVSEAIGTQQISGTGGQLDTHRGAIKSKNGKGIIALRSTAKNGTISTIVPMLPQGAPVTVPRQDLDYVATEWGVVHLRGRSAGERAKKLISIAHPDYRKELENKAMDLGLI
- the fabG gene encoding 3-oxoacyl-[acyl-carrier-protein] reductase; translated protein: MDRMKGKVCVVTGGARGIGRSIVEKFSEENAEMVFALDMNKDTLDELDKQTPQNVRTFVLDVTKREEIKIFVEKVKEEFGRIDVLVNNAGITKDALLQKMQEEDWDVVIDVNLKGVFNMTQFVSNLMLENGKGSIVNISSIVGERGNIGQTNYAATKGGVISMTYTWAKELARKGANIRVNAVAPGFIKTPMTEKIPEKVLENIVSKVTLKRMGESEEVANAVLFLASDEASYVTGHVLDVNGGTVL
- a CDS encoding 3-oxoacyl-ACP synthase; translated protein: MDNVGIMGLGIYIPDNYIYPDEIAKRTNIPQWVIEEKFGILKKPIPSSKDTTSYMGIEAAKDAISEAGISPKDIDLVIWNGAQHKDYPCWLASLKVAYEIGATNAWGFDMEAMCGSMMVGMETAKSLMLGNKNLNTVLLVSGYRNNDLINYNIPETSFMFDLGAGGAAVILRKNLNKNLILESSFKGDGSFSEQCVIEVGGTKKWPMEPEDANKYYFTVKDPEKFKNNLNEKTMPNFYAVIRDSLKKSGYTEKDIAYLAILHFKRSAHKAVLEELGLNENQTTYLENYGHLGQNDQILSMKLALKEGKIKSGDIIVLVGAGLGFVWAATTVKWGNI